Within Oreochromis niloticus isolate F11D_XX linkage group LG2, O_niloticus_UMD_NMBU, whole genome shotgun sequence, the genomic segment CAGCCATTGAGATCCGTGGTATTGGCTTGGTAACACATCACGATGGTGTGGCCAACATTTCTGAGGATATGCCCATTGGTACACCAGTGGCACTGGTCCAGGTGTCAGACCGTGATGAGGGGGAAAATGCTGTGGTGACATGTGTTGTTGCTGGTGATGTTCCATTTCAGCTTCGTCCCGCAAGTGAGTCAGCCAACGATCGGAAGAGAAAATACTTCCTGCAGACAACAACCCTGCTGGATTATGAGCGTATTAAGGATTACAGGATTGAAATAGTCGCTGTGGATTCTGGAAACCCAGCTCTGTCCAGCACTAACGCTCTCAAAGTCCAGGTTACAGACATTAATGATAATGCACCAAACTTTTCTCCTTCAACTGTTGAGGTGGACTTTGCAGAAGGCAACCAGCCAGGAGACAAAGTTCTAGACATTGTGGCGACAGATGCAGACAGCGGCACAAACGCAGAGTTGTTCTATAGCATCACTGAGCCAACCGCCAGAAGGCTCTTTAAAATTAATTCCAGCACTGGAGAAGTTCGTGTGAATCACTCATTGGATCGGGAAGAAAAAGAGCGTTATGAATTCCGTGTAATTGCAGCAGACAAGGGTGTGCCTAGTAAAACCGGCACTGCCACGGTGGTGGTGAATGTTCTAGATTGCAATGACAATGACCCGAAGTTTACACTGAATGGCTATAGCTTCTCTGTCATAGAGAACATGCCTCCACTCAATCCTGTTGGTGTAGTGACAGTCAATGATGCAGATAAGGATGAGAATTCCCAAGTCAGGCTGTTTGTGGAACAGGACAATGGCATGTTTCTCATCCAGAATGGCACAGGAACCATCCTGTCAAGCATCTCCTTCGACCGTGAAAAGAAGAGCACCTACACGTTTCAACTAAAGGCTGTGGATGGTGGTAACCCACCTCGATCCTCCTATGTGGGTGTGACCATCAATGTCTTGGATGAAAATGATAATGCCCCATATGTTACCAGGCCGTCTAACTCGTCCTTTGTACACCTACCAGTTGGGACCCGACCAAACACACATGTGGAGGTGGTAAAAGCTGAGGACATTGATGCTGGACTCAATGCTGAGCTAGAGTATACCATCATAGGTGGAAATCCATATGATCTGTTCCAAATATCTACCAATGATGGGGAAATCACAGCAGCGCAAGAATTAACCCCCAAGTATAATGGGCTACATCGGCTGGTAGTGAAGGTTGTTGATAAGGGCAAACCTCCTCGTAACACCATTGCACTAGTTCATGTTTTTGTAAATGAAACGAAATCAAATGTCTCCCTCATTGAAGCGCTGGTTGGACACAGCCTCTACACCCCTTTGGACAGGGACATTGCCGGAGATCCCAACTATGCCTATTCTCAGCAAAGCAATATTCTGTATGGCAGTCTTGCCGGTTTTGCTGTTGTCATTTTAGTTATAGTTGCCGTGGTCCTCATCAGACGCTGGGTACAGAAGGATACCAAGAGTGGTTACCAGGCCGGCAAGAAGGAGAGTAAGGACCTGTATGCCCCAAAGCAGGGCCCTAAAAATGGCAAAGGGAAAAAGAGCAAAAAGGGGAAGGCTCCAAAACCAGCTAAGACAGGAGAAGACGATGAGGACGCCAGTCTACAAAAAGGCCTCAAATTCAACTTAATCAATGAGAATGTCAATGACAGTCCCAGAATCCACCTGCCCCTTAACTATCCACCAGGGAGCCCTGATCTGGGGCGCCACTATCGCTCCAACTCCCCGTTACCATCCATCCAGCTGCAGCCACAGTCACCATCTGCCTCCAAGAAGCACCAGGCTGTTCAGGACCTCCCTGCCACCAATACCTTCGTGGGGACGGGCGACAACAACTCTACTGGCTCCGACCAATATTCGGATTACAGCTACAAGGCCAACCCACCCAAATACAGCAACAAACAGGTAGGAGACTACGCAAACACAGCAGTGTACCCCAGGGATATCCATTGGACCAACCGGGTGTGGTAGTCACGCTGAGACTTATTTGGCAAAGCCAATGTTCTTCCACCAAAGCTGCACTGATTTCCCTGCACATCACCCACCTCCTCACAGCTGTGATTCCTTTTATGTTAAGTTTGGTTCTGTTCACCATTTGTGTTCTGTTCTGCTCAGTTTTGGGTATTCACTTCAACATGGACACCACAAAGCCACAGAATGAAGGATTGCAGGGCTAGACCAAATATGGGCTTACCAATTTGTCAGTTCCTTACAGTAACCTCTCTCCTAAAACGGACTCTGTTGATCTAAAACATATTTACGGGAggattttttatgtttgaggtaatgggtcttttttttttttgatgatgtTTTTGAGCCTTGCATTCAAATGTTTAATTTCTGCAGAATTTGATTAAAAGTTCCTGTTATAGCGAAATATGTGATATTTCAAAGAATTACTTATAATGTTATGTAAATCCAAGTTTGATAGCATACATTCGATTGAGCCCCCTGTTCAACTTGGAAATCCCATATGGGTCTGTCCTTAGcatctgtgtttttcatttgtttgtgtttcattttacctttttttatgGTGGATTAAATGAAGGACATTATGAGTTTTTCCCCATTTTATTATTCGCAAATGTTCTTGGAGTTCTTTGAGCACCCATTGAAAGGTTCATGCTGACATCCTCATTATGTCTGAATGtgttattcttttctttttttctggagAGCTGACTTGAGGCTTAAAGCTGCTCTTTATGGCCGGATCAGCTTGTTGAAGTGTGACAAAGAGTGACTGTGAATTCCTGAgttagttttctttctttttttttaaccaatttTTATTGTTTCTTAGCTTTCTTTTGCCAGGAAGTAGACTGGCTGAGCAGCACTTTAGTGTTTCCATACAGTTCAGACCAATTTAAGGTAATTTCAGCTCAGTCAGGGAGCCAAGCagcaaagaagaaagaaaggaagaaagggaATAAGAAGGCTAAGGGAGTGGGGTTATAAAGAGCCTCTACGCTATGAAGGAAAAGGTACACTAAAACTAAATACAACCATTTCCGAGCCACAACGCTTCCTGTCAGGTCAGCTGAAAGATGACTTTTAATTTTGCTGTGTTCCCAATCAGTGGGGCTCAAAAGTCAATTGTTTGCACAGATTAATGGCAGGTAATTTTCCAGGCACCCGCTTTCGCCTTCTTTTACCCAGAGTGCCTTGCTTTATTCTATTTAATGTACAAAAAGGGGAGTTGGGAGGGGGTCTGTGAGACGGGGGCCATTAACTGTGTGATTGTGATGAGCGTTCACGCCACATCGGCTGTTTTGTGGCTTCATGTTGATAGACCTGCAGCTGTGAAAAGTGAAAATGTCACATGCGCCGTAAAAACCAGACAATCAGATTAAGGTGTTGTAGTGATGTTCAGACTGTACATACATGTGAAtgtgaaacattttgttttgtttctgctttttcatCTGCTGTTTATGTTGCTACATTACAATTTGTCTCGTGTGAGCTTAACAAGGCCATTTTATTGTTCTACCGGCTTCTTAAAGACTTGTGTTGACTGTTTGAAAACATGTACCAAAGactcacacacacctgcattTTCACTGTCATCGCCATCATCAGTTTCAAcatcatatatgtgtgtgtgtgtgtgtgtacatatatatatatatgtgtatatatatatatatatatatatacatatacatacatatatatatgtatatatatatatatatatatatatatatatatatatatatatatatatgtataaacaCACGCAAAGCTGAGAAACTGTTTGGTCAGTCTCGCAGAGTCCCTGCTGGTGTTGGCAGCTTGCTAGCGCTCCTGCTGGTTTAACATTTAGCCTGTTAACATGCAGGCATCACACTCAAATTTAAAGCCACATCAAATCTGTTCCATTGCACACCTGCTCAGTCATGTACTCTTTTTCTATGGGGACATAACTGTacagtgttttcatttcttttttacactttaaagcAGAATTTATTTCAATAAACTTGTTTCTTAAATGTTTAAGTGACGCTTTCTGTGCATTCACTGGGTTCTTGAATTGGGAATATTGGGAATGCTGCAAGGAGAGGTACAGTAttctattttcattttcatttttcatataTGGAGAGAAAATGTATTTGGCCCAAGATGTTCTGAGTATGGTTTCTGCATGTTCTCAACACATTTCATTAATAATGTCAAGACAAACAATTAGGTTTTGCAGAAAACACTGATTTTATAGCTGGATGACAGAATGGTAAcatttcttttccctttttagatatttttttaaattctttatcTGACCATTTTCTCAATTGTTTGGTTTTATGCTCATAATTCTGATGTTTTAACAACTACGTTCAGACCTCACAGTTACAGGGAGCACAAGGTGATGTAAAAAAGTCCCCAAATACATTATCTACTAAATTATAAGGTAAGATTACATCTGAGGATAATTAGCAGCCTTTTGCAATATGAGCATGCTAACATGCAAACCAAAGGCTAGCTCTATCGGACGTTCTATAACAATGACAGTTTGTGTAGCACTCAGAAATAAGTGTAGATTAAACGCAATACTGAGACATTAAAaggaagacaaaaacaaactgaaaacatacATTGCATGCTTTACATTCTTTACAGATGATTAACAAGCAGAAAAATGATTTTTGTGTTTGGTGAAATGAGCATTTCTataagcaaacacacaaaactaGGAACCACTCGCTGAAAATAGCATTCTTGTTAGCATTTCCGATGGAGGTCTATTACATGAGCTTTACAGTTTGAACAGTGCTTGAAATTTACTTTAGCCCTTGGTTCCAAATATGTTTTCTCTCCATAACAGCTGACTGGAACACATCAGCCATTCTGTCTGTCACTTTAAATTTACAGCTGCCTACCTGGTGACCTGTGGCCTACATGCATGCAAAACACACCGAACACTCTTTCAGACTTTGAACCTACAGCAAACAGCACAGAAAGGACTGAGATCAAAACAACTCCAAGCAGGTGCTGAACCCGctggggtcaaaggtcaaatatCACTCAAGAACAGCTATTAGCAAAGAGGAGCAAAGAGGCCAAAAGTTAACAGTTCTCCCCGACTCCTCCCTGTGTCTGGTCTCTACATTAACAGTCCGGCGGCGTCCTTCCTGCTTTTACGCTGACCAGCTCAGCCGTTTCTATGGCAACACAACGAcctctgcctgtgtgtgtgtgtgctgactCATAGTACTGACCAACCTCCCTCTCCGTCCATCCAACCCAACACAATCCCTCCTTCTATGGAAAGCTCTGGCCTTTGAATGAGgagatgtgtgtttgtataagCTCTGAGCTAAATGACTTCTGGATTACATATTACCATCTGTACAGCTGAAGCGTTCCAGTTTTAGTTTGATACTAAAATTGTGttgaatacatttatttatcaaatACCAGATGATTAaagtactttttattttatttgaagttTATAATCCAGAATAAATAGTAATAGTGCTGAATGGACGTGCCCAGAATGAATTCAggacaacaaaaacatttaaagccaGGACACATTTGAAACATTGGATAAGAAACTATAAACATCTTCATAGAGGTGTGCAAATGTCTGCTGTCAGGTCgcgctctgtgtgtgttgttgttgtagtgctGTTGCATATCTCTGTGCCAGCACCGCCCAAGTGTCATATCATGGCGCCTATCAGCTGTTTAAAGGAGAACAAAAACTGTTTTCACAACCAGCACTTCGTTCATATCTGCACTTTCACTCTGTTGTTTGAGTTTGATTCATGATCTGAGCGTTATGCTCTACAAGCTTTATAGGCTGTGCAGAAGGCTCTTATGGCACATTTAGTGTGTCTTAAATCCAAAGACTATATCGTGCTTCATTTGAAGTGCTTGTGGGAACATTctgcaactttttaaaaaaatagtctCAAATAGGCAAAGCAACAATTCCACTCAttaaaagctgcagctgtttttggAGGGTCGGCTTTTGTGAGAAAAGACACAGGAGTCAAGACATCGGAAGAGAACCGTGTTGCTGTTGGTTTCAAATGTCCAAGCCTGGCTTGTTGCGAGAGAGGCAAGACACAACAGGCTAATTGTTCAGAGAACCTCTCCAGGAGAGTTGAGTGGAGTTTCGAGACATGCAGAGAGAGCTTCCCAAAATTGGCGTTTGGAACAGGGTGGTGGTAGGTGTCGTGCACAAAGTTGTAATTGTCCAGAAAAATATGAGCAAGTACTAGACTATCCTCATTAACGCATTGTTTGTGCATCTTAAATCAGGTACTAGAGACGATCAGTCTGCTGGAGTGGCTCCAAATCTTGGTTTATCTGGGTATCAGTCTTGACACTGATACCCAGACCCTGACAACCACCTCCAGCTCTTCTTGGTTGGAGCTCTAGGTCTTCCAAGAAGCATATTTCTATAAGGAACTCCTTCCAAACATGAGTTGTTTTCAGTCGACATGCCTGAAAACAACTCAGCTAGCAGGCATCCAGGAGGCAGATGCTCTGCTGTGGGCCCGCTGTAGTCGTTAGGAACATGGCATGAAAATAATACTGttgtttcaggttttttttctcatatttatTTCCAGTTTTGAAAAATATCTGATATTCATTCCTCCACAGGGTGGGAAAAAACAGTCAGATAGCAAAGgtagagaaggaaaaaaaatcggtcattgttttttttctgttttacatttttttttatcatatcaGGGATAACTTACATCAGCCACCAAGTTAAAAAGCCCTGGAAACGCTGGTCCGTAGCTTAGAAATGAAATTTTCTCCTTGAGTTATTGgggtgaaaagaaaaatattaatctCTTTCACCCACAATAGCACTCAGACCATCAGCCCcattcattcagtgtttcagctTGTCAGCTTAACAGATGAAATCCATGAAAATGACACACCCGAAGCCACATGATGAACCAAAATCTGGTTTCCATCCCACTGGACCTGTTAATGTTCACACTCAATAATCAGCTCGCTCACTTCATTATACCATAGGCAATTCAGAACAGGTGTTTTTAATCAATAGCATGTGTTCCTGTAGTTTGACTGACAGAagacttcctgtttctctgCGGTCCAGCTCACTGTCAGGAAAAGAAACTGTAATGGCAGTCATTAGGCGGGCAGCTAGCAGCTTTTTCTCCCCCAGAAAATTACTGTAATTTCATGGCAGCGGCTAAAATATCATCAGGCTGGGACAGAGTGCCTGTCATCAGTCAGGTTCAGCTGAGAGGAAGGCAAGGTTATGGATACTGCCACTGTACTCACACGTTACTTCAGCTGCACACTTTCATTTGCCAAAACACtcatgtaaaataatcacagctcttttcagtattttaaaGTTGCACTAGTCTTTTGTGGTTGAATAGCTTCTCTAgaagatttgtttttaaataaactcagGATCTTCACTCATCCATACATAATGCTGATACATTAAGAAGATATCAGGACCCAGCTCATGTAAAATCAGCAGTTGTGAGTATTTATGAGTCTTTCCCCTATAGAGATCACATTTGATGACCTCCATGTACCCTGTAGTCTTTATCAGTAAAGACATGGTTTGGGCACCATTAGAATAGGTCACCCACATTAACTTCTGATGcacattcagtcattttatTCTGGAATCtggcctgaaatatgacaggAACAAAGGTTACCAACAAACGTTGCTCATGGGGGAAAGAGTTTAACAATTTAGCTACAGAAATAAGTTGGACGACATCAAGAACATAAAATTCCACCTTAGGTCTTTTgatactttttattattagtattagtattactagattaacaaaaaccaaagaaaccAAAATAAATATGTCGTTACTGCATGGGAAGGTTCAGGTGTTTCCTTGAATTTGTCACCTATCTATATTATTCCTATTAGCAGTAGCGCTCGTACTAATTATTTGTTACTGACTGTTCATTGTTGTGAGCATTATGTTTTGAAGTTTCTACCCAGGAAGGTTGTGTGTACTCACTGATTAGAACAGCTACTCACAGTGTTTATAGTGGCGAAGGTGCTGGTCCAGAACGGTTGGGGAGTTTCATCACAAAGGGCCTTTgtaacactgacacacaaacacagacatacaacacACACATTCCTAAGGCGTGGGTGTCTGTGAGCACAAAGTAATCCTctcagcttgtgtgtgtgtacgcgcACACACATCGAGACATGTCTGACAGGTAGAAAACACCTCACTCCTCaaattacatcaaattattGGATTCATGAAGACACCCAGTTCCAGCTCTCCTTGAAATAACTGATTTAAACAGTTCACACTCTGTTTGGATGGCAGGAGATTAGCATGTGAACGTTTCGCTCAGGTGTTCATAGGACACATTAAATGAGTCTAAGGTGCTGCCGGAGAGTCACCTCCTCCAGTTTAAGAGGAAGAGAACCGTTCATCTTGTTTAAAATTCTAAATATTTGTCCATTTATTTGTGCCACAGGATTTGGATACCTATAAGTATGACTACATTTAactctaatcttaaaagtagaaaatGCATCTGTCTAATAAACCCAGACTGAGAGCAGGTCCCACAGAAAATCAGCCTCTGAGCTGAAGGCTCTAAGAACAACAAGCCAAAAGTCTGACTCTagtaaaaattataataattacaCTATGAAATCTTATAATGACTTAGAAATGCAAGATTCAAGAAGTTTATTGTCATATACActgcaaaacacaaagcaaGTGGTTACACAAAGCAATGAAATTCTTACTTTGCAGCTTCCCTTCAAACAACTAAATAAACAACTAtctaaaataagaataaaattaaCTCTGAGCATAGAAAATAATAGTAAAATAGTAAAACAAGTGCTTGTGTAGCACTTGTAGCTTTTGTAGCTTGTGTGTGGGTGTAGTCAGAATTTAAAGTGCGAGTAGTTGCAAGACTGTCACAGTGgtaatatatacagtatatgcaATATTAAAATTGTTTATTTTGTATGAAGTTGTATTATATAAATGTACAAAATTGCAAATTTACAGCTCAAAGATAAAAACAGAGATAGAGCGTACCTCAAAGTGCTGTGAACTATTAGCAGCAACCCACATTAGCTTTGAAACATTACGCAAGCTACCAAAGAAGTCATGATGCAAAACAGCAACTTCAGTTTGTCCCGCTGTACCTCAGATATCTGAaaatatacagtacaaataTACAATCACAGAACTTCCAAACATGAAGGGAAAAGCTCTGTATCATTAGCACCACTCATGTGGTTTGAGCTAACCTATCATGGTGGCTAGTTAGCTTGCTAACACAGCTTGCTAAAACTCCATGGTTTTAGGCACAACAATGCAATGATAGTTACTTCATGGATTCCTGTTCTTCTTATGATAAATGATACATCTGCTGACATGGCGGAAATGTCTGTCTACAAGCAGCTACCACACCTGTAAGTAAGCCTTTGGGAGATTAGaaaatgttagcatgctaacatatGAAAACAAAGGTGATGAACAAAACACCTCCTGACCATCATTATTTCAGCATATACTTCCCATATCAGCTGCCAAAGCTTCACAGAGATGCTGTTTTTACATCCACATACCTTGTAAAAAAATAAGCAGGTTGGGGCTCAAATTTAAGATgaaaccaataaaataaaagtaattttgaAAAAGCTAGACCATTTTCTTCTGTCTTAGTGTTTAAGTAAAGGAGAGgaattaaaagttttaaaacagttaaataaatgattaaaatagagtgatggtgtaaaaaaaaacctctcatgGTATCCTGCCAAAAGCTTATTTTGAGAGCCAAAGGACCGCTCAGGACCCATTCACAGGAGCCGTTTGGCCAATTTAAAAGCAGCAGTGACAGAATGGGGACTACAACAATAACCAGCAACATTTTTCAACCACTTCAATCACAGTTCAGTGCTTCAGTGGACGCCACCAGAACGTTCCTCCTTGCTCtcagggaagaagaagaagaagaacaggaCAGGAGTGAAATCATCTtcagaaaacataaaatcatcTTAGCCTTTTCAGAAGTGccagtttattttaaacaatCCATAGAGAGCCGAGAGAGCCGTGAAGGAACTCTTATTCAGCCTCTCTCTCAATCTCTGTCTATCTCGGTCGCCCCCTCAGGGCTGTGATTGTGTTCGAGCCACTGAGACGACTCAATACAaagatcagtgtgtgtgtgtgtgtgtgtgtgtgtctgtgttttacttttatgtggCGCCAGAaatcaaaaacacaagaaacataATTTTGTTATTGTGTTATTGTGTGTTCAGTGCATTTATATAgatttctatatatatatatatacgtgtgtgtgtctgtacatgtgtgtgtgtgtgtttgtgtgtgatgtcttGCCACCTGCTCCAACAACACAAGTGAAGTGGAATGGAAACCTGCCTCAgggtttacacacacacacgcacgcacgaaCAAAACAGGCGACAGTAGATGCAAGCATGACGAGAGGAGGGGGAGTGTGGGCCcagtaaagaggaaaaaatgaggaggtggaggagatgATGAAGACGAGTGCAaaacacacacgaacacacacgcagacacactcaaacctcacacagacacatgctcACTCCACATATCAGCATGTATGTTaagctacgttcacactgcaggcgaaagcgcatcaaatccgatttttttgaccctatgcgacccatatccgatcatggtatgacagtgtgaacggcacaaatccgatattttcaaatccgatctgggtcactttcgtatgtggtactgaatccgatacatatccgatgttttagaaagcgactgctgtttgaacggtcatgtcgcattaaattcatcttttacgtcactgacacaagacagacgccaattatcagcgccggagaagcgcccgagaagacatcgcgaacgcttcctggccatccagcgtagatgtcagtgaaactgttgggaagacaacgtgaacattttacttgtactgtataatctgcagattctgacagaaatctgcaactatcctttgaagcaccgctcctctctaaaacagcaataaggataattattaggttatttacattattatgtaaataacaaaataacttaaagcaaaaattgggaaacgtaaagtccaaagtctttatattaagggccatcagtcaaacaatattgtttgctctgggtctaaacagagcgagttgtgtgtgacatcttcttttgcgcatgcgggccgctttgagggttcacactagagcgcgtttgctgtcgcattttgtttgtagtgtgaacaagcagacaaaagattcgatcaaaaaatcggaattgaacATTAAGACCTgtagtgtgaacgtagccttagtgttatgtttgtgagtgtgtgactgGGCTGGTACCAGGTGGTATGACTCAGGAGAGAAGAGGGCTGCAGACGTGCACCACATGaatacacatgcatgcacatacacacctgTAGgcggggtcagaggtcagatgcTGTACAGCTGCTCTGCACACCGGGCTGCTGAACTCTATCTGTCTGCAGGAaagtacgcacacacacacacacacacaacatggcTGCTTATTGTTAtcatcatcagcagcagcagcagctcggATGCTGCCTGCAGTGTGACTGTGTTGTGTTGATAGAAGCAGAGCAGGataacagaaatgcaaaaagATGGGCAGGGATTGGTTTGGTTCACGTGTTGCTGATCCCGATCTTGATGTGGACTCCACACTGACACGATAAAGCTGAAGCCTGCTTCATTTTGAGCAGATTTCGGCTGCCACAACTGGACATTTGTCAGAAATAACAAGGAATTTTGTCATTCTTTTCTTTGGTGAGGGGCACTTTGACAAAAGTCAGTTTTCCAAGCAGAACTGAAATCCAAATTGGCAaaaagtaaatgcaaatgaatgCAGTTTTCCATCCACTACTGTCATGCGACTAGCAGAACTTAATTCTCCAGTTGTTGCCAATAAGCCaccacaaaagaagaagaagaagacagagCAGAGATTCATTAAAAGAACTCCAGTCAAAGCTCAAACGACGGAAAAGCTCTGCGGAGAACATGACTTCTTCCACTATTTTTTCTGTCTTAATTGGAATGGGGTTCACCTCTGTGAAAAACTGAATGCACGCtggctttaatttaaaaaatgcaattgACGAGATTATTGGCGTGACAGGCAATCTAAAAGAGGAATAAATATTTTGACACGTGATTTCTCGCATCCAAGACCGAAAGAGCATCGGGATCAGGAGTCACGGTAGCAGTAGCATCACTACTGCGTAGTTGCCAAAGTAAGAGTAACAGTAGTATCAGTATTAGTAGTCACAGTAGCCGTAATAGTATCAGGATCAGTATTTTCAGGAACATAGTGCAGTAATTGGCAGCAGATGCTAAGTGACAATCAGGACTGTCAGCAGCGAGTCTCTGGAGAGTTGTGTTAGAGAGGGAGTGCAGCTCGATGTGTTAAAGGACCTTCTGCCAAGTGTACAGTCACAGGCAGTCACCGCGGCAACCGCCTCCGTCTGCATCCTGACTGACAGGTGACGATGAGGGAAGTGACAGCTACcggagcgagcgagagagagagacaaacatgACTTCATCAATCAGGAAATAACACATAATCACCAGCAGCCCTTTGCTTCCTCTTGTTATTTGATTATAATGCCATCCTCCAACAGTAATTGATCATTACACAGAGGCTGTGGTCTGCCCTGTTGCCTTCATTTGTGTTCAACTTCCTGTTTGGTGTTTACTTCCTGCAGCTCTCTCTCCCCATCTGTCAAATAGCAGCCTCATTGTTTGACCTGACAAACAAAAAGGAGAAGC encodes:
- the LOC100700286 gene encoding protocadherin-1 isoform X3 gives rise to the protein MAAPRCEALFFLAAVLLVSCSAAPTDILYRVLEERPPNTVIGSLATDQGLPNAGHLYKLEVGAPYLRVEGSTGDIYTTEIPIDRETLRDCRNLFEGDKCYLEFEVSITDMVKGIGTGPRLIEGRIEVLDINDNTPQFSSPILTLSIPENTHIGALFSIPMATDRDSGSNGVADYSLSSSTGSDADQLFSLQVAVDAEEKLPQLVVMGNLDREMKDSYDLNIRVQDGGNPSRGSSALLRVTVTDQNDCTPKFEKSHYEADLPENSPPGHSVLQVKANDADTGLNGEIDYSLHQASESVQRLLRIDRATGIVYVKGLVDREEENFLKFFVVARDRGPNSKSSKVLVTVHIKDQNDNAPAIEIRGIGLVTHHDGVANISEDMPIGTPVALVQVSDRDEGENAVVTCVVAGDVPFQLRPASESANDRKRKYFLQTTTLLDYERIKDYRIEIVAVDSGNPALSSTNALKVQVTDINDNAPNFSPSTVEVDFAEGNQPGDKVLDIVATDADSGTNAELFYSITEPTARRLFKINSSTGEVRVNHSLDREEKERYEFRVIAADKGVPSKTGTATVVVNVLDCNDNDPKFTLNGYSFSVIENMPPLNPVGVVTVNDADKDENSQVRLFVEQDNGMFLIQNGTGTILSSISFDREKKSTYTFQLKAVDGGNPPRSSYVGVTINVLDENDNAPYVTRPSNSSFVHLPVGTRPNTHVEVVKAEDIDAGLNAELEYTIIGGNPYDLFQISTNDGEITAAQELTPKYNGLHRLVVKVVDKGKPPRNTIALVHVFVNETKSNVSLIEALVGHSLYTPLDRDIAGDPNYAYSQQSNILYGSLAGFAVVILVIVAVVLIRRWVQKDTKSGYQAGKKESKDLYAPKQGPKNGKGKKSKKGKAPKPAKTGEDDEDASLQKGLKFNLINENVNDSPRIHLPLNYPPGSPDLGRHYRSNSPLPSIQLQPQSPSASKKHQAVQDLPATNTFVGTGDNNSTGSDQYSDYSYKANPPKYSNKQLPHRRVTFSTANQAQDLQDASQHSYYDSGLEESETPSSKSSSGPRIGPLALPEDHYERTTPDGSIGEMEHPENGKTRWSVVKHPAGEGGRT
- the LOC100700286 gene encoding protocadherin-1 isoform X1; protein product: MAAPRCEALFFLAAVLLVSCSAAPTDILYRVLEERPPNTVIGSLATDQGLPNAGHLYKLEVGAPYLRVEGSTGDIYTTEIPIDRETLRDCRNLFEGDKCYLEFEVSITDMVKGIGTGPRLIEGRIEVLDINDNTPQFSSPILTLSIPENTHIGALFSIPMATDRDSGSNGVADYSLSSSTGSDADQLFSLQVAVDAEEKLPQLVVMGNLDREMKDSYDLNIRVQDGGNPSRGSSALLRVTVTDQNDCTPKFEKSHYEADLPENSPPGHSVLQVKANDADTGLNGEIDYSLHQASESVQRLLRIDRATGIVYVKGLVDREEENFLKFFVVARDRGPNSKSSKVLVTVHIKDQNDNAPAIEIRGIGLVTHHDGVANISEDMPIGTPVALVQVSDRDEGENAVVTCVVAGDVPFQLRPASESANDRKRKYFLQTTTLLDYERIKDYRIEIVAVDSGNPALSSTNALKVQVTDINDNAPNFSPSTVEVDFAEGNQPGDKVLDIVATDADSGTNAELFYSITEPTARRLFKINSSTGEVRVNHSLDREEKERYEFRVIAADKGVPSKTGTATVVVNVLDCNDNDPKFTLNGYSFSVIENMPPLNPVGVVTVNDADKDENSQVRLFVEQDNGMFLIQNGTGTILSSISFDREKKSTYTFQLKAVDGGNPPRSSYVGVTINVLDENDNAPYVTRPSNSSFVHLPVGTRPNTHVEVVKAEDIDAGLNAELEYTIIGGNPYDLFQISTNDGEITAAQELTPKYNGLHRLVVKVVDKGKPPRNTIALVHVFVNETKSNVSLIEALVGHSLYTPLDRDIAGDPNYAYSQQSNILYGSLAGFAVVILVIVAVVLIRRWVQKDTKSGYQAGKKESKDLYAPKQGPKNGKGKKSKKGKAPKPAKTGEDDEDASLQKGLKFNLINENVNDSPRIHLPLNYPPGSPDLGRHYRSNSPLPSIQLQPQSPSASKKHQAVQDLPATNTFVGTGDNNSTGSDQYSDYSYKANPPKYSNKQLPHRRVTFSTANQAQDLQDASQHSYYDSGLEESETPSSKSSSGPRIGPLALPEDHYERTTPDGSIGEMEHPENDLRPLPDVAMTGKCTRECTEFGHSDSCWMPGQPSPNRKVSKNAPKLSTFVPYQEMDGQEQLMANGSPKPLPMEERGPGGGGGGSSSKVANMRFMTPYSSAYPSGGDSSSKDCGMEEIPLSQAVEYHSATTPTGQTSKREIYL